One Nicotiana sylvestris chromosome 12, ASM39365v2, whole genome shotgun sequence genomic window carries:
- the LOC104232140 gene encoding uncharacterized protein, with translation MADDFCIFTKDSFIIKPPKKSPLMLKLVVLIFAMVCGVYICSIGLKQIGVRSSGRLLSVHVVEKPCEATDIEPSEKPYVHFPKPKTFSRAECACNPVRYFAILSTQRSGSGWFETLLNSHMNISSNGEIFSVKVRKSNVSTILDTLDKLYNLDFLTSASKNECTAAVGLKWMLNQGLMQHHEQIVEYFKTRGVSAIFLFRRNLLRRMVSMQANSYDQNAKLLNGTHKSHVHSPKEAEILASYKPTINTTLLIPNLKQVDDMATKAVEYFSSTRHIILYYEDIIKNQTILNDVQDFLKVPRKDLHSRQVKIHKGPLSSQVENWVDVEKTLKGTPYESFLHADYKI, from the exons ATGGCTGACGATTTCTGTATTTTCACCAAG GATTCCTTCATTATAAAGCCACCAAAGAAATCTCCACTGATGTTGAAACTGGTGGTCTTAATCTTTGCAATGGTATGTGGAGTTTATATATGTTCAATCGGCCTGAAACAAATTGGTGTGCGTTCCAGTGGGCGGTTATTAAGTGTTCATGTGGTTGAAAAGCCATGTGAGGCAACTGACATTGAACCTTCAGAAAAACCTTATGTGCACTTTCCCAAGCCAAAGACTTTTAGCCG GGCCGAGTGTGCTTGCAATCCTGTAAGGTATTTTGCAATTTTATCCACTCAGAGATCTGGTAGCGGATGGTTTGAGACATTGTTAAACAGTCATATGAATATAAGCTCTAATGGGGAGATTTTTTCTGTTAAAGTGCGGAAAAGTAACGTGTCAACAATTTTGGATACACTGGACAAACTTTATAACCTAGACTTTTTGACGAGTGCTTCCAAGAACGAATGTACAGCTGCAGTTGGACTCAAGTGGATGCTTAATCAG GGTCTGATGCAGCATCATGAGCaaattgttgaatattttaaaacTCGAGGAGTTTCTGCTATCTTTCTCTTCAGAAGAAATCTTTTGCGCAGAATGGTTTCAATGCAGGCAAATTCCTATGATCAGAACGCTAAGCTGTTAAATGGAACCCACAAGTCTCATGTGCATTCTCCCAAAGAG GCTGAGATACTTGCAAGTTACAAACCTACGATAAACACAACTTTGCTGATCCCCAACCTGAAGCAAGTAGACGACATGGCTACAAAAGCCGTGGAATACTTCAGTAGCACCCGACATATTATCTTGTACTACGAAGACATAATAAAAAATCAAACA ATACTGAATGATGTTCAAGATTTCCTAAAAGTTCCTAGAAAGGACCTTCACAGTCGTCAGGTGAAGATACACAAGGGGCCCTTGTCTTCACAAGTTGAAAACTGGGTTGACGTTGAAAAGACACTCAAGGGAACGCCTTATGAAAGCTTCCTACATGCAGATTACAAAATATAG
- the LOC104232139 gene encoding polyadenylate-binding protein RBP47-like, translating into MNGDMNQQQQQQLQQQQQQQWLAMQQYQQQWMAMQQQQYSPMVMQQQQQQMMYGQQYMPYYHQKQHQQIQIQQNGSSEDNKTIWIGDLQHWMDETYLHSCFSQSGEVISVKVIRNKQTGQSERYGFVEFNTHEAAEKVLQSYNGTMMPNAEQPFRLNWSAFNAGEKRADAGAGAGAGAGSGSGSDLSIFVGDLAPDVTDAMLRDTFASRYTSVKGAKVVIDSNTGRSKGYGFVRFGDENERSQAMTEMNGIYCSSRPMRIGVATPKKPSTLQQYSSQAVILAGGHASNGAATQTSHSDSDLSNTTVFVGGLDSDVTDDELRQSFNQCGNVVSVKIPAGKGCGFVQFSDRSEAEDAIQKLNGAVIGKQTVRLSWGRNPANKQLRTDSGSQWNGGYYGRQNYGGYGYGASQSQDSSMYAAGAAYGASSNGYGNHQQPVS; encoded by the exons ATGAATGGAGATAtgaaccaacaacaacaacagcaattgcagcaacagcagcagcaacaatggCTGGCGATgcagcagtatcagcagcagtgGATGGCGATGCAGCAGCAGCAGTATTCACCAATGGTaatgcagcagcagcagcaacagatGATGTACGGTCAACAATACATGCCGTACTACCATCAGAAGCAGCATCAGCAGATTCAGATTCAGCAGAACGGCTCAAGCGAAGATAATAAGACGATCTGGATTGGTGATCTCCAGCACTGGATGGATGAAACTTATCTTCATTCTTGCTTCTCTCAATCTGGCGAG GTTATTTCTGTGAAGGTCATTCGAAATAAGCAGACTGGTCAATCTGAGCGTTATGGATTTGTTGAGTTCAATACCCATGAAGCAGCAGAAAAAGTTCTACAGAGCTACAATGGCACTATGATGCCAAATGCAGAGCAACCCTTCCGCCTAAACTGGTCAGCTTTTAACGCTGGTGAAAAGCGTGCAGATGCTGGTGCTGGTGCTGGTGCTGGTGCTGGTTCTGGTTCTGGTTCTGACTTATCGATTTTTGTAGGAGATTTGGCTCCTGATGTTACTGACGCAATGTTGCGTGACACATTCGCCAGTAGATATACATCTGTTAAAGGTGCAAAAGTAGTAATAGATTCAAACACGGGTCGTTCAAAAGGCTATGGCTTTGTTAGGTTTGGTGATGAAAATGAGAGGTCTCAGGCCATGACTGAAATGAATGGTATATATTGCTCTAGCAGGCCTATGCGTATTGGTGTTGCTACTCCAAAGAAACCATCAACACTGCAACAATATTCTTCACAAG CTGTGATATTAGCGGGAGGACATGCATCAAATGGTGCTGCAACCCAAACTTCCCACTCTGATAGTGATTTGTCAAATACAACA GTTTTTGTTGGAGGACTTGACTCTGATGTTACCGACGATGAACTCAGGCAGTCATTTAACCAGTGTGGCAATGTGGTCTCTGTGAAAATACCAGCCGGGAAAGGATGTGGCTTTGTACAGTTTTCGGACAG GAGTGAAGCAGAGGATGCGATACAAAAATTAAATGGAGCAGTTATCGGGAAGCAGACGGTTCGTCTTTCCTGGGGTCGAAATCCAGCAAACAAGCAG TTGAGAACCGACTCTGGTAGTCAATGGAATGGGGGTTATTATGGAAGGCAAAATTATGGGGGGTACGGATATGGTGCATCGCAAAGTCAAGATTCTAGCATGTATGCTGCTGGAGCAGCTTATGGGGCATCTTCTAATGGCTATGGCAATCACCAGCAGCCAGTTAGCTAG